Proteins encoded within one genomic window of Deltaproteobacteria bacterium HGW-Deltaproteobacteria-2:
- a CDS encoding translation initiation factor IF-3: MVKDLRVNREIKSASVRVISEEGKQLGVITLEEALANAESVGLDLVEVSATDPPVCKIMDYGKYRYKQSKKLHDAKKSQTIIQVKEIKLKPKTEEHDVQVKLNHIKKFLKNHDKVKVSMMFRGREIAFTDIGKKLMERVKDELANEGIIDQEPRLEGRNMVMIVSPKKQ; the protein is encoded by the coding sequence ATAGTAAAGGATTTAAGGGTTAATAGAGAAATAAAATCGGCCTCAGTTCGAGTTATCAGCGAGGAGGGAAAGCAACTGGGTGTAATTACGTTGGAGGAAGCCCTGGCCAATGCGGAGAGTGTCGGGTTGGATTTAGTTGAGGTGTCTGCTACCGATCCACCAGTCTGCAAAATAATGGATTATGGCAAATACCGTTACAAACAGAGTAAAAAACTCCATGACGCTAAAAAGAGCCAGACAATTATTCAAGTTAAGGAGATTAAATTAAAACCTAAGACAGAAGAACACGATGTGCAGGTTAAGCTTAACCACATTAAAAAGTTTTTGAAAAACCATGATAAAGTTAAAGTATCCATGATGTTCAGAGGGCGGGAAATCGCTTTTACCGATATAGGCAAAAAGTTGATGGAAAGAGTAAAGGATGAACTGGCAAATGAAGGTATTATCGATCAAGAGCCCAGACTCGAAGGACGTAACATGGTTATGATAGTTTCACCAAAAAAACAATAA
- the pgsA gene encoding CDP-diacylglycerol--glycerol-3-phosphate 3-phosphatidyltransferase codes for MNIPNLLSLTRIILVPIFVIFLIQDKYYNALIIFIIAGLTDALDGTMARLLNAQTKLGSYLDPIADKLLLTTSFVTLAILGIVPSWLTVIVISRDFMILLGIAILTLMSITFEIKPALIGKVTTTLQIGTVFLVLLYKAFSHNLSYECILTLFFWLTASFTVFSGLVYIIRGIKIVNKTNIKETGK; via the coding sequence ATGAATATCCCCAATTTATTGTCCTTAACTCGGATCATACTCGTTCCCATATTTGTTATTTTCCTGATTCAGGACAAATATTACAATGCGTTGATTATATTCATTATTGCCGGTTTAACTGACGCACTTGACGGTACAATGGCGCGTTTGTTAAACGCTCAAACTAAACTTGGTTCTTATTTGGATCCCATTGCCGACAAGTTACTCCTGACTACCAGTTTTGTGACTCTGGCAATTTTAGGAATTGTACCGAGCTGGCTGACTGTAATAGTAATCAGCAGAGACTTCATGATACTTCTTGGCATAGCAATTCTTACCTTGATGTCGATTACTTTCGAAATTAAACCGGCTTTAATCGGTAAAGTTACTACTACTTTGCAAATAGGAACAGTTTTCCTGGTACTTCTTTATAAGGCTTTTAGTCATAATTTAAGTTATGAATGCATTTTAACTCTTTTCTTTTGGTTAACGGCATCATTTACTGTTTTTTCCGGATTGGTTTACATAATCAGAGGAATCAAAATAGTCAATAAGACCAATATAAAAGAGACTGGGAAATAA
- a CDS encoding NAD-dependent dehydratase, translating to MKRILITGGAGFLGSHLCDRLLQEGNDIICLDNFFTGNKKNIAHLMGLPHFELIRHDIINPIYLEVDEIYNLACPASPVHYQFNPIKTIKTNVMGVINVLGIAKRTKAKVLQASTSEVYGDPEVHPQKESYWGKVNPIGIRSCYDEGKRAAECLMMDYRRQNSVNTKIVRIFNTYGPRMAINDGRVVSNFIIQALLNKKLTIYGDGSHTRSFCYVDDMITGLVSMMNSADDFYGPVNIGNPGEFTIMQLAQLIIKLTKSNSEIDFQPLPADDPVQRKPDITLAGEKIDWKPQVELEQGLLSTIDYFREVLKTL from the coding sequence ATGAAGCGTATATTAATAACCGGAGGCGCCGGATTTTTAGGATCACATCTTTGTGACCGATTATTGCAAGAAGGCAATGACATCATTTGTCTGGATAATTTTTTTACCGGCAATAAAAAGAATATCGCCCATCTTATGGGTCTTCCCCATTTTGAATTGATCCGCCACGACATTATCAATCCCATCTATCTTGAAGTTGATGAAATATACAATCTGGCCTGCCCTGCTTCTCCGGTGCATTATCAGTTCAATCCGATCAAAACTATCAAAACGAATGTTATGGGAGTAATAAACGTTTTAGGCATTGCGAAAAGGACAAAAGCAAAAGTTCTTCAGGCTTCCACCTCGGAAGTATACGGCGATCCTGAAGTGCACCCGCAAAAGGAATCCTACTGGGGAAAAGTTAATCCCATTGGAATCCGCAGTTGCTATGACGAGGGGAAAAGAGCAGCGGAATGTCTGATGATGGACTATCGGCGACAAAACTCTGTCAATACAAAAATAGTTAGAATTTTTAATACATACGGTCCGCGCATGGCAATCAATGACGGCCGTGTGGTAAGCAATTTTATAATTCAAGCCCTGCTAAATAAAAAACTCACGATTTACGGAGACGGTTCTCACACCAGATCTTTTTGTTATGTAGATGATATGATCACAGGATTAGTCAGTATGATGAATTCGGCCGATGATTTTTATGGGCCTGTTAATATCGGTAATCCCGGAGAATTTACTATTATGCAATTGGCGCAACTAATCATCAAATTAACAAAAAGCAATTCCGAAATTGATTTTCAGCCTCTTCCTGCGGATGACCCTGTTCAACGTAAACCTGATATAACGCTGGCCGGAGAGAAAATCGACTGGAAACCGCAAGTAGAATTGGAACAAGGTTTATTAAGTACAATTGATTATTTTCGTGAAGTATTAAAAACATTGTAA
- a CDS encoding 50S ribosomal protein L20, translating into MSRVKRGVNARKKRRKVLKQAKGFFGARSRLLRTATEAVNKAMKYAFRDRRARKREFRQLWIARINAAAGENNISYSRLINGMKKTGIELDRKILAELAVNDPQGFAQVVVMAKGN; encoded by the coding sequence ATGTCTAGAGTAAAGAGGGGCGTCAATGCTCGTAAGAAAAGAAGAAAGGTATTAAAACAGGCGAAGGGTTTTTTCGGCGCACGCAGCCGCCTGCTTAGAACAGCTACCGAAGCCGTAAATAAAGCGATGAAATACGCTTTTCGCGATCGTCGCGCGAGAAAAAGAGAATTTCGTCAATTATGGATTGCGCGCATCAATGCGGCTGCCGGTGAAAATAATATATCCTATAGCCGGCTAATTAACGGTATGAAAAAAACCGGTATCGAATTAGACCGCAAAATACTGGCGGAACTCGCTGTTAACGATCCTCAGGGGTTCGCTCAAGTTGTGGTAATGGCTAAAGGCAATTAG
- a CDS encoding 50S ribosomal protein L35 — MPKLKTHRGAAKRFSLTAKGKVKRSKAFASHILTKKTTKRKRSLRKSTLVDHANQKAIKRLIPYL; from the coding sequence ATGCCAAAACTAAAAACTCACAGGGGAGCGGCAAAACGCTTTTCTCTTACCGCCAAAGGTAAAGTTAAACGCAGTAAGGCTTTTGCCAGCCACATCCTGACAAAGAAAACAACAAAAAGAAAAAGATCTTTAAGGAAATCAACGTTGGTTGATCATGCAAATCAAAAAGCTATTAAAAGGCTTATTCCTTATCTATAG
- a CDS encoding MerR family transcriptional regulator — protein sequence METIIPEKAYFRIGEVSKILNVEPYVIRYWETEFKTVNPVRTKTAQRLYRKKDVQELLTIKDLLYLQRFTIDGAKKQLHKMRGNIEPETINSEKQKLDQIKQELQKIKAMIS from the coding sequence ATGGAAACAATAATTCCCGAAAAGGCATATTTCCGCATAGGAGAAGTTAGTAAAATCCTCAACGTTGAGCCTTATGTTATCAGATATTGGGAAACCGAATTTAAAACTGTAAATCCGGTGCGCACAAAAACGGCTCAACGCTTGTACAGAAAAAAAGATGTGCAGGAATTATTAACAATCAAAGACTTGCTTTACTTACAGCGATTTACCATTGATGGTGCCAAAAAGCAGCTTCATAAAATGCGTGGAAATATCGAACCCGAAACTATAAATTCCGAGAAACAAAAATTAGATCAGATTAAACAGGAACTACAGAAAATAAAAGCAATGATCAGCTAA
- a CDS encoding integration host factor subunit alpha, which translates to MTKIDIIQNVYEKLGFSKKDSADIVEAVFDIIKDSLAQGELVKISGFGNFVVKEKRSRRGRNPQTGQEISITARRVLTFKSSQVLRKALN; encoded by the coding sequence ATGACGAAGATTGATATTATTCAAAACGTTTACGAAAAGCTCGGGTTTTCCAAGAAGGATTCGGCAGACATCGTTGAAGCTGTGTTTGACATTATTAAAGACAGCCTTGCACAAGGCGAACTGGTAAAGATTTCCGGATTCGGTAACTTTGTGGTCAAGGAAAAAAGATCGCGCCGTGGACGTAATCCGCAGACCGGACAGGAAATATCGATCACCGCGCGGAGAGTATTGACTTTCAAATCTTCGCAGGTATTACGAAAGGCTCTAAATTAA
- a CDS encoding YraN family protein has protein sequence MKDSAKIQTGQEGEKIAADFLKKNGYRIIEVNFRCAIGEIDIIAREKEFLVFIEVKTRKSRELGFPEQAVGIKKQKKMSQLALWYLQKNNINNTASRFDVLAIIMLPAGNEIKLIKNAFDFIAA, from the coding sequence ATGAAAGATTCGGCAAAAATTCAAACAGGACAAGAAGGTGAAAAAATAGCGGCTGATTTTCTTAAAAAGAACGGTTATCGGATAATTGAAGTGAATTTCCGCTGCGCTATCGGAGAAATAGATATCATCGCGCGGGAGAAAGAATTCCTTGTTTTCATTGAAGTCAAAACAAGAAAATCCAGAGAACTGGGATTCCCGGAACAGGCAGTAGGAATAAAAAAGCAGAAAAAGATGTCTCAGCTGGCGCTATGGTATCTTCAAAAGAATAATATTAATAATACCGCATCGCGATTTGATGTTTTGGCGATAATAATGCTTCCTGCAGGCAATGAAATAAAACTGATAAAAAATGCTTTTGACTTCATTGCTGCTTGA
- a CDS encoding phenylalanine--tRNA ligase subunit alpha produces MINELKQLEKNALAELQTAETEDQFLNIRTKYLGRKGLLTGLLRNIAQVSDAEKPLFGKLCNELKNLLDAKIEEALQQQAIRNKEDILLKEKIDVTLPGNAIKCGRIHPVIQIRREICAIFASFGFSVVEGPEVELDYYNFEALNIPKDHPARDMQDTFYISDNVVLRTHTSPVQVRIMEKIQPPLRILSPGKVYRRDSDVSHTPMFHQIEGLLVDKGVSFGDLKGILTAFLKNIFGDNTTLRFRPSFFPFTEPSAEVDIRCVMCGGRGCRVCGQSGWLEILGSGMVDPAVFQNVNYDSEEYSGFAFGLGLERIAMLKYGISDIRLFFENDIRFLKQF; encoded by the coding sequence ATGATTAATGAGCTCAAACAGCTAGAGAAAAATGCCCTTGCCGAATTGCAGACGGCTGAGACCGAAGATCAATTTTTAAATATAAGAACCAAATATCTTGGTCGAAAAGGGCTATTGACTGGTCTTTTAAGGAATATTGCTCAAGTATCCGACGCAGAGAAACCTCTATTCGGTAAACTTTGCAATGAATTAAAAAACCTTCTCGACGCCAAAATTGAGGAAGCGCTTCAACAGCAGGCGATCCGGAATAAAGAAGACATCCTGTTGAAGGAAAAAATTGATGTCACTTTGCCCGGAAATGCCATAAAATGCGGACGGATTCATCCTGTAATTCAAATACGCAGGGAAATTTGTGCCATATTTGCTTCTTTTGGTTTTTCCGTAGTGGAAGGGCCGGAAGTCGAACTTGATTATTATAATTTTGAGGCTCTGAATATTCCCAAGGATCATCCCGCCAGAGACATGCAGGATACTTTCTACATTTCAGATAATGTCGTTTTACGCACACATACCTCGCCGGTACAGGTGAGGATTATGGAAAAAATTCAACCGCCGTTGCGGATTTTATCACCGGGAAAAGTTTACCGGCGTGATTCGGATGTTTCTCACACTCCGATGTTTCATCAAATAGAAGGATTGCTGGTGGATAAAGGCGTTAGTTTCGGCGACCTCAAAGGAATTTTAACAGCTTTTCTTAAAAATATTTTCGGAGATAATACCACTTTGCGATTCCGTCCCAGTTTTTTCCCTTTCACAGAACCATCGGCGGAAGTAGACATTCGCTGTGTCATGTGCGGCGGACGCGGCTGTCGTGTTTGCGGACAAAGTGGTTGGCTGGAGATCCTTGGTTCCGGTATGGTTGATCCCGCAGTTTTTCAAAATGTTAATTATGATTCTGAAGAATATTCCGGTTTTGCCTTCGGTCTCGGTCTGGAACGCATTGCCATGTTGAAGTACGGCATTTCCGACATCCGGTTATTTTTTGAAAACGACATCCGATTTCTTAAACAATTTTAG
- a CDS encoding nucleotide sugar dehydrogenase encodes MKSKKKILCIGAGYVGGPSMAMIAYKCPDYRITVVDINPDRIDAWNSSELPIYEPGLEQIVKKTRGKNLFFDKDIENQIKENDIIFVSVHTPTKTYGTGADMTADLQYWEKTARQILKYSRSSKIVIEKSTLPVKTALAMEKILSSAKSKFKFEVLSNPEFMAEGTAISDLENPDRVLIGSHETKNGLKARAELIKLYSRWVPKENIITSNIWSSELSKLVANAFLAQRVSSINSISALCEKTDADVSEVAKAVGMDKRIGDKFLKAGIGFGGSCFKKDILNLVYLCRFYDLKEVASYWENVVRINEYQQERFVSNILHSMFGTLAGKKICILGFAFKADTGDTRESPAIYISQKLLVEHAELIISDPKALKNAVVDLSGIKGKVKYIEDPYQAAAGCHALVILTDWDLYRKLDFHKIYKSMVKPAFIFDGRNIIDHKKCFSIGFNVYPVGKPALSHFKV; translated from the coding sequence ATGAAATCAAAGAAAAAAATCCTTTGCATCGGGGCCGGTTATGTCGGCGGTCCTTCCATGGCAATGATTGCTTATAAGTGTCCCGATTATCGAATAACAGTGGTGGATATCAATCCTGATCGCATTGACGCCTGGAATTCGTCAGAGCTTCCCATTTATGAACCGGGATTGGAGCAAATTGTTAAAAAAACGCGCGGCAAAAATCTGTTTTTTGACAAAGATATTGAAAATCAGATAAAAGAAAATGATATTATTTTTGTCAGCGTGCATACGCCCACAAAAACTTACGGTACCGGTGCGGATATGACTGCTGATTTGCAGTACTGGGAAAAAACAGCTCGTCAGATTCTCAAGTATTCGCGGTCATCGAAAATTGTAATCGAAAAAAGCACTCTACCCGTGAAAACCGCCCTGGCCATGGAAAAAATTTTATCTTCGGCAAAAAGCAAATTTAAATTTGAGGTTCTCTCTAATCCGGAATTTATGGCAGAAGGTACTGCTATTAGCGATCTGGAAAATCCCGACCGCGTTCTGATTGGTTCTCATGAAACAAAAAACGGATTAAAAGCCCGTGCGGAATTGATTAAACTTTACTCCCGTTGGGTTCCAAAAGAAAATATTATTACATCCAATATCTGGAGCAGCGAATTATCCAAATTGGTAGCCAATGCCTTCCTGGCTCAGCGGGTATCATCGATTAATTCCATATCTGCTTTATGTGAGAAAACCGATGCTGATGTTTCCGAAGTAGCCAAAGCCGTGGGAATGGATAAACGGATTGGCGACAAATTTCTTAAAGCCGGCATCGGTTTTGGCGGATCGTGTTTTAAAAAAGATATTTTAAATCTTGTTTATCTTTGCCGTTTCTATGATTTGAAAGAAGTTGCTTCTTATTGGGAAAACGTTGTAAGGATCAATGAATATCAACAGGAACGTTTTGTCTCTAATATCCTGCACAGCATGTTTGGCACATTGGCTGGTAAAAAGATTTGTATACTTGGTTTTGCTTTTAAAGCAGATACCGGGGATACCAGAGAAAGCCCGGCAATTTATATTTCACAAAAACTACTCGTGGAACATGCCGAATTGATTATTTCCGATCCCAAAGCTCTAAAAAATGCTGTTGTTGATCTTTCGGGAATCAAAGGCAAAGTAAAATATATTGAAGACCCTTACCAGGCTGCAGCCGGCTGTCATGCTTTGGTCATACTTACCGACTGGGATTTATATCGGAAACTGGATTTCCACAAAATATATAAATCAATGGTAAAGCCTGCATTTATATTCGATGGACGTAACATAATTGACCATAAAAAATGTTTTTCTATTGGTTTTAACGTTTATCCCGTCGGCAAGCCTGCTTTAAGCCATTTTAAGGTCTGA
- a CDS encoding phenylalanine--tRNA ligase subunit beta, with the protein MLVSLKWLKDYVDIELTAEELAHRLTMAGLEVDEIKTIRPQFSGVVVAKILSVERHPSADRLLLCSVSDGEQNYPVVCGAKNIAPGDIVPLAKVGAVIPGGYTIKPSVLRGEKSDGMLCSEAELEIGDDESGIMHLPADLPLGSPLETVLNIEDTVLDVNVTPNRSDCLSMIGIAREVAAMTGKKIKLPSIKIKESSEDINSLASVKIIDADLCPRYTARMIKNVKIGPSPVWMRARLEAAGLRAINNIVDITNFVMLEMGQPLHAFDFRFLEEGKIVVRKSRENEEFISLDEKSHRLPENTLLICDGVKPVAIAGIMGGLNSEVKEDTQVVLLESAYFNPPSIRRSARKLAMPTDAAFRFERGIDPEGVVKALNRAAQLIADISGGHVCKNLIDEYPKKILCAQDIPLRLDRIRRIIGTEISVKDVAGILRSIGMLVKRGGKGTYLVTPPTCRVDISREIDLIEEVIRLYGYDRVPVTLPAVAVTEMEVIPRLDMEERLRLLLAGSGYTEIVNYSFGTPQASDILCLPENDERRSPVRIKNPLGEDLSAMRTTIIYGLLETAKKNANNGSFDLKIFEIGRVFLNPSAAELPVEKNIIAGLLTGKMTDDFWDSKKNADFYTLKGCLENIFFDLKINNCRYISSSAEPFLHPGKSCGIYLNGEKIGFAGEIHPDVLEKIDLKNNLYVFEINLDILVTAYLKRNISCHEISKYPAVTRDAAFVIPDAMEADQMLNIVLGQEEDLLENVIIFDVYKGKEISEGKSLGLRFSYRAPDRTLTDLEANAVHDRIVQNTVNLTGAKIRT; encoded by the coding sequence ATGCTGGTCAGTCTCAAGTGGCTTAAAGATTATGTTGATATAGAATTAACAGCGGAAGAGCTCGCTCACCGCCTGACAATGGCCGGTCTGGAAGTTGACGAGATAAAAACTATCCGTCCGCAATTCAGCGGTGTTGTCGTCGCTAAGATTTTATCTGTAGAGCGTCATCCTTCCGCGGATCGACTCTTGCTCTGCTCCGTCAGTGACGGTGAGCAAAATTATCCTGTCGTTTGCGGAGCAAAAAATATCGCGCCCGGAGATATCGTTCCCCTGGCTAAAGTCGGCGCTGTAATCCCCGGCGGATACACGATTAAACCATCAGTTCTGCGCGGAGAAAAATCCGACGGAATGTTATGTTCCGAAGCGGAACTGGAGATCGGCGATGATGAATCGGGTATCATGCATTTACCTGCTGATTTGCCGCTTGGCTCTCCTCTGGAGACTGTTTTAAATATAGAAGATACCGTTCTTGACGTGAATGTTACTCCCAACCGCTCCGACTGCTTGAGCATGATCGGAATAGCGCGGGAAGTGGCCGCCATGACCGGTAAAAAAATAAAACTGCCGTCTATAAAGATTAAAGAATCGTCCGAGGATATCAATTCCCTGGCTTCAGTTAAAATAATTGACGCCGATCTTTGTCCCCGTTACACGGCGAGAATGATAAAAAACGTTAAAATAGGTCCTTCGCCTGTCTGGATGAGGGCCAGACTGGAAGCGGCCGGATTGCGCGCCATCAATAACATTGTCGACATCACTAACTTTGTCATGCTGGAAATGGGACAACCACTGCACGCATTTGATTTCCGTTTTCTGGAAGAGGGAAAAATAGTTGTCCGCAAATCCAGAGAGAATGAAGAATTTATCTCTCTGGACGAAAAAAGCCACAGACTTCCCGAGAATACTTTACTGATCTGCGATGGTGTCAAGCCCGTGGCGATTGCCGGAATTATGGGCGGCCTGAATTCCGAAGTTAAAGAAGATACGCAGGTTGTTCTGCTCGAGAGCGCGTATTTTAATCCGCCGTCCATACGCCGTTCCGCTCGAAAGCTGGCCATGCCTACCGACGCCGCTTTTCGCTTTGAACGGGGCATTGATCCGGAAGGGGTGGTAAAGGCACTTAATCGAGCCGCTCAGTTGATTGCCGATATTTCCGGCGGCCACGTTTGTAAAAACCTTATTGATGAATACCCGAAAAAAATCCTATGCGCCCAGGATATTCCACTACGACTGGATAGAATCCGCCGAATCATCGGCACGGAAATAAGCGTAAAAGATGTTGCCGGAATTTTACGCAGTATCGGCATGCTTGTTAAACGGGGAGGGAAGGGTACATATCTTGTTACGCCGCCGACTTGCAGGGTTGATATCTCGCGGGAAATCGATTTAATTGAAGAAGTGATCAGACTTTATGGTTACGATCGCGTCCCTGTCACATTGCCCGCCGTTGCCGTGACGGAAATGGAAGTTATTCCCCGTTTAGACATGGAAGAAAGACTCAGGCTATTACTTGCAGGCAGCGGATATACTGAAATTGTCAATTACAGTTTCGGAACACCACAGGCTTCGGATATCCTGTGTTTGCCGGAAAACGATGAAAGGCGGAGTCCTGTGCGGATTAAAAATCCGCTGGGTGAAGATCTTTCCGCCATGCGCACAACAATCATTTACGGGCTTCTGGAAACGGCTAAAAAGAACGCTAACAACGGTTCTTTTGATTTAAAAATTTTCGAAATCGGGCGTGTTTTCCTAAATCCTTCAGCGGCGGAACTTCCTGTAGAAAAAAATATTATTGCCGGACTTTTGACAGGGAAAATGACCGATGATTTTTGGGATTCGAAAAAAAACGCCGACTTTTATACGTTAAAGGGATGTCTGGAAAATATTTTCTTTGATTTAAAAATAAATAATTGCCGGTATATTTCCTCTTCGGCTGAACCATTTTTACATCCCGGAAAATCTTGTGGAATTTATTTAAATGGCGAGAAAATCGGTTTTGCAGGAGAGATTCATCCAGATGTTCTGGAAAAGATTGATTTAAAAAATAATCTCTATGTATTTGAAATTAATTTAGATATTTTGGTTACAGCTTACTTAAAAAGAAATATTTCCTGTCATGAAATATCAAAATATCCGGCTGTAACTCGTGACGCCGCTTTCGTTATTCCTGATGCGATGGAAGCCGACCAAATGCTTAATATTGTTTTGGGACAAGAAGAAGATTTACTTGAAAATGTTATTATTTTTGATGTATACAAAGGAAAGGAAATTTCAGAGGGGAAAAGTCTGGGGTTGCGTTTTTCCTATCGCGCTCCTGATCGAACATTAACCGATTTAGAAGCAAATGCCGTCCACGATAGAATTGTGCAGAATACCGTTAATCTAACGGGTGCAAAAATAAGAACATAA
- a CDS encoding threonine--tRNA ligase → MNIKVTFPDNKEISFNEGISAAKALENWKKESLAYTIAVKINNIPADLSSPIKGDSTIGLIDISSVEGLSILRHSISHVMAQAVQEIFPGAKVSIGPSIEDGFYYDFEYKEPFTMDDFPKIEKRMKKIVAADHPFIREELSRAAAVKLFDERNENYKVELINDLPGDVQEVSIYKQGDYIDLCRGPHIPSTGVIKAFKLLSVAGAYWRGNENNKMLQRIYGTGFANENELADYLNLLEEAKKRDHRRLGKELDLFQINEEAGPGLVIFHPKGMLLRYLIEDWEKKEHLKRGYDMVMGPQILKVDLWKKSGHFDHYRDNMYFTEIDEQVYGIKPMNCLSHMLIYKSKIRSYRDLPLRYFELGTVHRHEKTGVLHGLMRVRQFTQDDAHILCTPQQLNSEIRAIADFVNYAMGIFGFEYEVELSTRPENSIGSDEDWELATTALENALQDNKISYEVNAGDGAFYGPKIDFKLKDALKRKWQCATIQCDFTLPERFDLSYIGADGEKHRPVMLHRVILGAIERFMGVLIEHYAGAFPVWLSPVQCVLLTVTDKHIPYAQTVYDKLIQAGIRCEKYFENEKLGYKIRQAQMQKVPYMLVIGDKEVEAQSVAPRTRDGQNLGSLPIDEFIALLQEICEKKQ, encoded by the coding sequence ATGAATATTAAAGTTACATTTCCTGATAATAAAGAAATTTCTTTTAACGAAGGAATATCCGCCGCTAAAGCTCTGGAGAACTGGAAAAAAGAATCCTTAGCCTATACGATAGCTGTTAAGATCAATAATATACCTGCGGATTTAAGCTCACCGATAAAAGGAGATTCGACGATTGGTCTAATAGATATATCTTCCGTTGAAGGTTTGTCCATACTTCGTCATAGTATATCTCACGTAATGGCTCAAGCCGTTCAGGAAATTTTTCCGGGTGCTAAAGTAAGCATTGGACCTTCCATTGAAGACGGGTTTTATTATGATTTTGAATATAAAGAGCCGTTTACCATGGATGATTTCCCTAAAATCGAAAAGCGCATGAAGAAAATTGTCGCCGCTGATCATCCTTTCATCCGCGAAGAGCTTTCCCGTGCGGCGGCAGTAAAATTATTTGACGAAAGAAATGAAAATTACAAGGTTGAATTAATCAATGATTTGCCCGGAGATGTTCAAGAAGTCAGCATTTACAAACAGGGAGATTACATCGATTTATGCCGCGGTCCGCACATACCTTCAACAGGTGTGATAAAAGCATTCAAACTATTGAGCGTCGCCGGCGCCTACTGGCGAGGCAATGAAAATAATAAAATGTTACAGCGTATTTACGGTACCGGTTTTGCCAATGAGAACGAACTGGCTGATTATTTGAATTTACTGGAAGAAGCGAAAAAAAGGGATCATCGCCGTTTGGGCAAAGAACTGGATCTCTTTCAGATAAACGAAGAGGCTGGGCCTGGTCTGGTTATCTTTCATCCTAAAGGCATGCTTTTGCGTTACCTAATTGAAGATTGGGAAAAGAAAGAACATTTAAAACGCGGTTATGATATGGTTATGGGACCTCAGATTCTCAAGGTTGATCTCTGGAAAAAGTCCGGGCATTTTGATCATTATCGAGACAACATGTATTTTACCGAAATAGATGAACAAGTTTACGGTATCAAGCCGATGAATTGTCTTTCGCATATGTTGATTTATAAATCAAAAATCAGAAGTTATCGAGATTTGCCTCTGCGTTATTTTGAATTAGGCACAGTTCATCGCCACGAGAAGACCGGCGTTTTACACGGTTTGATGAGAGTAAGGCAATTCACCCAGGATGACGCACACATACTGTGCACACCTCAGCAGTTAAATTCAGAAATTCGAGCTATTGCTGATTTCGTCAATTATGCTATGGGGATTTTCGGATTTGAATATGAAGTAGAATTAAGCACCAGACCGGAAAATTCTATCGGTTCTGATGAAGATTGGGAACTTGCTACTACAGCCTTAGAGAATGCTCTTCAGGACAACAAAATAAGCTATGAAGTAAACGCCGGAGATGGTGCTTTTTACGGGCCCAAAATTGATTTCAAACTTAAAGACGCTTTAAAGAGAAAATGGCAATGCGCTACAATTCAATGCGATTTTACATTACCGGAAAGATTCGATTTGAGTTATATAGGCGCAGACGGAGAAAAACACCGGCCGGTTATGCTGCACAGAGTCATTTTAGGGGCTATTGAACGTTTCATGGGAGTACTTATCGAACATTACGCCGGAGCATTTCCAGTCTGGCTGTCACCGGTACAATGCGTTTTATTGACAGTCACCGATAAACATATACCTTATGCCCAAACAGTTTATGACAAATTGATTCAAGCGGGTATTCGTTGTGAGAAATATTTTGAAAATGAGAAATTAGGCTATAAAATTCGTCAGGCACAGATGCAAAAAGTGCCTTATATGCTTGTTATTGGAGATAAAGAAGTGGAGGCCCAGTCAGTTGCTCCGCGAACACGTGACGGTCAGAATCTCGGATCGTTACCTATTGACGAATTTATTGCTTTATTGCAGGAAATATGTGAGAAAAAACAATAG